In Actinoplanes octamycinicus, the genomic window GTGAGCTTCTGCTCGACGGTGCCGTGGACGTTCTCGCCGTGGCTGCGCCAGGTCACGTGGTCGCCCTTTTTCAGGTCCTTGTCTGCCATGACCAGCAAATACCCCGCCCGGCCGTGATCAACCGGGGGCGTCAGCGGGCCGGCAGGTCGCAGACGAAGATGGCGGTGCCGGGGAAGAGCCGGCCGCGCAGCGGGCTCCACTGGCCCCAGGTCTCCTCGTGACCCTCCGGCCACTCCGGCTCGATCAGGTCGCGCAGCACGAAGCCGGCCGCCACCAGCTCCCGGATCCGGTCGCCCAGCGTGCGGTGCTGCTCCAGGTACGTCACCCGGCCCTGGTCGTCGCGCTCCACGTAGGGCGAGCGGTCGAAGTAGGAGTTGCGGGCGAGCAGGCCGCTCACGTCGGGCTCGTCCCAGAAGATCCACCGCATCGGGTGTGTGACCGAGAACACCCAACTGCCGCCCGGGCGGAGGACCCGGGCCACCTCACGCATCGCGGCCGCCGAGTCGGCGACGAACGGGATGGCGCCGAACGCCGTGCACACGATGTCGAACGACGCCGCCCGGAAGGGGAGCGCCAGGGCGTCCGACTGGACGAGCGGAACGCGTACCCCAGACCTGGCGGCCGCGGCCCGGGCGTGCCGCAACATGCCCGCGGACAGGTCCATCGCGATCGCGTTGGCGCCCTGGTGGCGCAGCCAGCGGGCGCCCGCGGCGGCCCCGGCGCCGAGCTCCAGGACGTCCTTGCCGGCGACCTCGCCGAGCAGCCGGGCGTCCGCCTCGCGCAGCCGCTCCGGGCACCAGACGAAGTCCACGTCGCCGAGGAAGGCGCCGTGCTCGTCCTGATAGTCGTCGGCGTCGAGATCCCACCAGCTCCGATTGGCCTGGCGGGTCTCGTCCTCGGTCACCCGGGCGTTCCCGATCGTGGGGATCTCTGTCACTCGACAACGGTACGACAGGCGTGTCACGTGTCCTGATTCGGCTCAAAACGGGCATGCTGACGGGTTCTGTCCGAACAATGTGCCGCGGTCCTCAGGAGGGCTTGCAACCTGTGGTAATGCGCACGGTAAGCTAGTCGATGCGCTCGCGGAACGTGTGCCTCGGCAGGGAGCAGGTTCCACGGTCGCCGGTCTCGGCATGATCGACTGGTAATGATCTGACTGCTCCTCGGTTGGTCGTCTCGTTCGTTCGTGCCGCTTCCAGCGGCAGTTCCGTCGAGCGCGGGAGACACCACGAATCCATCCGTTCGGAGCAACTGTCCACATGACGAGCAGCATCGAGGCCACCTCGAGCGCCAACAAGGTCACCGTCGACGACCTCGGCTCTGAGGAAGCTTTCCTCGCGGCCATCGACGAGACCATCAAGTACTTCAACGACGGCGACATTGTCGAAGGCACCGTCGTCAAGGTCGATCGGGACGAGGTCCTGCTCGACATCGGCTACAAGACCGAGGGCGTCATCCCCTCGCGCGAGTTGTCGATCAAGCATGACGTGGACCCCGCGGAAGTGGTGTCGGTCGGTGACCACATCGAAGCCCTCGTCCTCACCAAGGAGGACAAGGAAGGTCGCCTGATCCTCTCGAAGAAGCGCGCTCAGTACGAGCGGGCTTGGGGCACCATCGAGAAGATCAAGGAAGACGACGGCGTCGTCCGTGGCTCGGTCATCGAGGTCGTCAAGGGTGGTCTCATCCTGGACATCGGCCTCCGCGGCTTCCTCCCGGCCTCCCTGGTCGAGATGCGCCGCGTCCGCGACCTGCAGCCGTACGTCGGGCGCGAGCTCGAGGCGAAGATCATCGAGCTGGACAAGAACCGCAACAACGTGGTTCTGTCCCGCCGCGCCTGGCTCGAGCAGACGCAGTCCGAGGTTCGCACCGAGTTCCTCAACAAGCTGCAGAAGGGCCAGGTCCGCAAGGGCGTCGTGTCCTCGATCGTCAACTTCGGCGCCTTCGTCGACCTGGGCGGCGTGGACGGCCTGGTGCACGTCTCCGAGCTCTCCTGGAAGCACATCGACCACCCCTCCGAGGTCGTCGAGGTCGGCCAGGAGGTCGAGGTCGAGGTGCTGGACGTCGACCTGGACCGCGAGCGCGTCTCGCTGTCGCTGAAGGCGACCCAGGAGGACCCGTGGCGTCAGTTCGCCCGGACCCACGCGATCAACCAGATCGTCCCGGGTAAGGTCACCAAGCTGGTTCCGTTCGGCGCCTTCGTCCGCGTGGACGACGGCATCGAGGGTCTGGTGCACATCTCCGAGCTGGCCGAGCGGCACGTCGAGCTGCCCGAGCAGGTCGTCCAGGTGGGCTCCGACGTCCTGGTCAAGGTCATCGACATCGACCTGGAGCGTCGCCGGATCTCGCTGTCGCTCAAGCAGGCCAACGAGGGCTTCGTCGAGGGCGAGGAGCACTTCGACCCGACCCTCTACGGCATGGCCGCGACGTACGACGCCGAGGGCAACTACATCTACCCGGAGGGCTTCGACCCGGAGACGGGCGAGTGGCTCGAGGGCTTCGAGAAGCAGCGCGAGACGTGGGAGAAGCAGTACGCCGACGCCCGCGAGCGCTGGGAGGCCCACACCAAGCAGGTGCAGGCGTCCCGCGACGCCGACGCCGAGGCCGCGCTCAACCCGGCTCCGGCCGGCGGCGTGACCACCTCGTCGTCGACCTCGTCGAGCTCGTCCGCCCCGGCGCGGTCGGCCGAGGAGCCCGCGGGCACCCTGGCCACCGACGAGGCTCTCGCCGCCCTGCGCGAGAAGCTGGCCGGCGGCAAGAGCTGACCTGCCCGGTTGCTCCGGTAAGAAACTGAGAAAGACCGTCCCGGCTCCGGCCGGGGCGGTCTTTCCGCATATCCGGCCGATGCCGGTCGCCAAGTTCGTGGCTCGGCCGGGATACTGCTCGCATGCTGAAGGTGGGTCTCACGGGTGGCATCGGCGCCGGCAAGAGTGCGGTCGCCACACGGCTCGCGCTGCTCGGCGCGGTGATCGTCGACGCCGACAAGCTGGCCCGCGAGGTGGTCGAGCCGGGCACCGAGGGGCTCGCCGAGATCGTCGCCACGTTCGGCGCCGGCGTGCTCGGCCCGGACGGCGCGCTGGACCGCCCGGCGCTGGGCGCCGAGGTCTTCGGTGACGAGGCCGCCCGCCGCCGGCTGGAGCAGATCATCCATCCCCGGGTGCGGGCCCGCACCGCCGAGCTGATCCGCGCGGCACCGGCCGACGCGATCGTGGTGAACGACGTTCCGTTGCTGGTCGAGACCGGGCTCGCTCCGACGTACCACCTGGTGATCGTCGTCGCGGCGGACCGTGAGCTGCGGATCGAGCGGCTGACCCGCGATCGTGGCATGTCGGCGGCGGAGGCCGCGGCCCGGATCGGCGCGCAGGCCGACGACGCGACCCGGCGGGCCGCGGCCGACGTGGTGCTGCGCAACGAGGCGGATCTGGCCTCGCTGCACGCCCGGGTGGACGAGCTGTGGCGTGACCGGTTGGTGGACTTCGAGCGGAATGTGCGGCTGGGCCGCGCCGCCCGCAAACCGCCCGAGCTGAGCGTGCTGCCGCCCGATCCGGCCTGGCCGCAGGCGGCCGACCGGCTGATCGCCCGGATCCGGCAGCACGCCGGCCCGGTGGAGGTGCATCACATCGGGTCGACCGCGGTGCCCGGCCTGCCGGCCAAGGACATCATCGATCTCATGCTGTCGGTACGCACGCTGGACCAGGCCGACGCGCTCGCCGACGGTCTCGCCGCGGCCGGGTTCCCGCGCCGGTCGGGCGAGTGGGCGGACAACGCCCGCGGGCTGCCCGGCGAGACGTGGCCGAAGCGGGTGCACGGCTCGGCCGACCCGGGCCGGCCGGTGATCCTGCACGTCCGGGTGGCCGGGTCGCCGGGCTGGCGGTTCGCCCTGCTGATGCGCGATCACTTGCGCGCGGTGCCGGCCGCGCGGGACGCCTACGCGGCGGCCAAGGCCGAGCTGGCGCTGCGGTTCGCCGACCGGGCCGGGTATGCCGAGGCCAAGGAGCCGTGGTTCGACGAGGAGGCGCGGGCCGCGGACGACTGGGCCGAGGCCACCGGGTGGCAGCCGCCGGCGTCCTGAGCACGGCGCCGGTCGTGGAGCGGCGCTCGCGGCGACCGGCCCGCTTCCCGCGCGACCCCCGCGGGTGCGCTCGCCGGGTGCCGGGGCGCATCGACCGCGGTGCGGCACGGCTGGATCGTTGGATGATCCCGACCGCCCACGTCGGCCGCCGCGAGCGGCCTACCCCGCCAGGGTAGGCGGGGCTGGAAAGACCCGACAATGCCGCACGGCGGGGCCGATTGTGCACCATCGGCACGGCTGTCCCGGAACTTGTCATACCCCCGACGTACGGTGGTGGGCATGGCGCTCGACATCCCACGACTCGACGGCCGGTTCGAGGTCGTCAGCGACTACCAGCCGGCCGGTGACCAGCCCGCGGCGATCGACGAGCTGGAGCGGCGGGTCCGCGCCGGCGACCGGCACACCGTGCTGCTCGGCGCCACCGGCACCGGCAAGAGCGCGACCACCGCCTGGCTGATCGAGCGGTTGCAGCGGCCGGCCCTGGTGATGGCGCCGAACAAGACGCTCTGCGCCCAGCTCGCCAAGGAGTTCCGCGAGCTGCTGCCGAACAACGCCGTCGAGTACTTCGTCAGTTACTACGACTACTACCAGCCCGAGGCGTACATCGCCCAGACCGACACCTACATCGAGAAGGACTCGTCGGTCAACGAGGAGGTCGAGCGGCTGCGCCACTCGGCCACCATGTCGCTGCTCACCCGGCGGGACACCATCGTGGTCGCCACGGTCAGCGCGATCTACGGCCTGGGCACCCCGCAGGAGTACATCGAGCGCGCCGTCCAGGTGAAGGTCGGCGGCGAGATCGACCGGGACAAGCTGCTGCGCCGCCTGGTCGACATCCAGTACACGCGGAACGACGTGGCGTTCCAGCGCGGCACGTTCCGGGTCCGCGGCGACACCCTGGAGATCATCCCGGCCTACGAGGAGCTCGCCGTCCGGGTCGAGCTGTTCGGCGACGAGGTGGAGAAGCTCTACTATCTGCACCCGCTCACCGGCGAGGTGGTCCGCGAGGTCGACGAGCTGATCATCTTCCCGGCCACGCACTATGTGGCCGGTCCGGAGCGGATGGAGCGGGCGATCCGCGACATCGAGGCCGAGCTGGCCGAGCGGCTGGCCGAGCTGGAGCGCCAGGGCAAGCTGCTGGAGGCGCAGCGGCTGCGGATGCGGACCACCTACGACATCGAGATGATGCGCCAGGTCGGCTTCTGCAACGGCATCGAGAACTACTCGATGCACATGGACGGCCGGCAGCCCGGCGACCCGGCGTACACGTTGCTCGATTACTTCCCGGACGACTTCATCACGGTGATCGACGAGTCGCACGTCTCGATCCCGCAGATCGGCGGGATGTATGAGGGCGACGCCTCCCGCAAGCGGATCCTGATCGAACACGGTTTCCGGCTGCCGAGCGCCGCCGACAACCGGCCGCTGCGGTTCGACGAGTTCCTGGACCGGGTCGGCCAGATGGTCTTCCTCTCCGCGACCCCGGGCAACTGGGAGATGGAGCAGGCCCAGGGCGAGTTCGTCGAGCAGGTGATCCGGCCGACCGGCCTGGTCGACCCGCAGGTCGTGGTGAAACCGACCAAGGGCCAGATCGACGACCTGATGCACGAGATCCAGCTGCGCACCGAGAAGGACGAGCGGGTCCTGGTCACCACGCTGACCAAGAAGATGGCCGAGGACCTCACCGACTACCTGCTGGAGAACGGCATCCGGGTCCGCTACCTGCACTCCGAGGTGGACACGCTGCGCCGCGTCGAGCTGCTCAAGGAGCTGCGGAAAGGCGACTACGACGTCCTGGTCGGCATCAACCTGCTGCGCGAGGGCCTCGACCTGCCCGAGGTGTCGCTGGTGGCGATCCTGGACGCGGACAAGGAAGGGTTCCTGCGCAGCGGCCGGTCGCTGATCCAGACCATCGGCCGGGCCGCGCGAAACGTGTCCGGCGAGGTCCACATGTACGCCGACAAGATCACTCCGTCGATGCGGGACGCGATCGAGGAGACCGACCGGCGGCGGGCCAAGCAGATCGCCCACAACGAGGCGAACGGGATCCAGCCGCAGGCGCTGCGGAAGAAGATCCACGACATCCTCGACGACATCTACCGCGAGGCCGAGGACACCGACTCGGCGATCGTCGGCGGCGCCGGCCGGCAGATGTCGCGGGGCAAGGCGCCGGTGCCGGAGACCCGGTCCAAGGGCCGGGCGGCGGGGCCGGCCCGCGAGGGGATGGCCCGGGCCGAGCTGGCACAGCTCATCCAGGACCTCAACGACCAGATGCTGGGCGCGGCGCGGGAGCTGCAGTTCGAGCTGGCGGCCCGGATCCGCGACGAGATCTCCGAGCTGAAGAAGGAGTTGCGGGGGATGGACATGGCGGGGGTGAAGTAAGCCGGTCGGCTCGGCCCGCGGGTGGGGATCGCTCTCGCCCGCGGGCCGGTCTGTCTGCCGGCGTCGGGTTGCCTACCGCCGAGGGTCGGTCTGCCCGCTCTTGTCGGTCTGCCGGCGCGGGTGTGCCTGCCCCGCTCGGGTCGGCCTGGCCGCTCGGGTCGGTCTGTCGGCGCGGGTGTGCCTGCCTCGCTCGGGTCTGCCTGCCTCGCTCGGGTCTGCCTGCCTCGCTCGGGTCTGCCTGCCCCGCTCGGGTCGATCTGCCCACTCCGGTCTGCCTGCCCCGCTCGGGTCCGCCTGCCCGCTCGGATCTCAGCGGGGCTCCTCGCCGAAGGGTGTGCCGTGGAAATGGCCGCCGGCCAGGATGGTCCGGCCGTCGCGGTAGTGGGCGAGCACGTCGGCGCGTTGATGGCGGGCCCGGTCCGGGTCGACGTCCGAGCGGAAACGCCAGTGCGGCTCGGTGAACTGGGCGCGGGTGTGCAGCAGGTCCCCGAGGATCAGGACCCGTTCCTCGGTGGCCGGGTCGGTGATCAGCAGGCAGGTGTGCCCGGGGGTGTGTCCCGGCGTCGGCACCGCCCGGACCCCGGCGGGCAGCTCGTCCAGGTGACCGAGCCGCTGGGCGAGCGCGGGCAGCACCCGGTCCGGGTCCGGGCCGACGCCGCCCGGGTGCGCGGACCAGTACTCCCACTCGGTGCGGTCGACCAGGTAGCGGGCACGGGGAAAGGCGCCGGCCCAGCCGACGTGGTCACGGTGCAGGTGGGTGAGGATGACCAGGTCGACGTCCGCGGGCGTGACGCCCTCGGCCGCCAGGTTGTCGAGGAGCGCGCCGCCGGGGCCCAGGCCGAGATCGACGAGGATCACCCCGGCCGATGAGTGGATCAGGAACGAGCCGACGTTGGCGACCGCTTCGCCGGCGTCGTTCAGCAGGTGGGTGTGCGCTGTCCAGTCGGAGTCCGGGAAGAAGTCGCCGGGCTGGCCGCTGATCGTCCTGTCCGGAACGAAAGAGATGGTCGTCTGTCCGAGCCGCATGTCACCACCGTTGTCGGTCCGTGGTGTGAGCGGCAAGAACGCACTTGCAAGTGCGGGCCGGCGGCGGCGGGTGTGCGGGGGAGTGCGGGCGCTGGTGTGCCCGGCACGAGCCGCGCGCGGTGGTGGCGTGTCCGCTGGTCAGTGCCGGGCTGAGGCGAGCGCGCGGTTGTGGGCGTGTGGGCTTGGCGAGAGCGCACTTGCAAGTGCGTGGGGGCGGTCGCGCTAGCGTGGCGGGATGGCGAGGAGACCGCGTCCTGGCACGCTGCTTCCGGTCGGGGCCGGCCGGAACTGCCCGACCACCTGCCCGACCCGGCAGACGCTGGCGCGGCTGGCGGACCGGTGGACGATCGTGCTGGTGGAGGCGCTGGCGGGCGGGCCGCGGCGGTTCGGTCAGCTACGGGCGGTGGCTGACGGGATCAGCGAGAAGATGCTCACCCAGACGCTGCGCAGCCTGGAGCGGGACGGGTTGGTGGCTCGGGATGAGCTGCCCGGTTCGCCGCCCGGGGTCGCCTATCGGCTCACCGATCTCGGGAACTCCCTGATGGAGCCGCTGGCCGCGATCCGCGACTGGGGTCAGCGGCACATGCCCGAGGTGGAAGCGGCCCGCACCGTCTTCGACGGCCGCTGACCGGCCCGGACCCGTCGTCGTCGGCGCTGACCCCCTCCCGGCTGTCATCAGTGGCTGCTGGGCGGTCCGGATCATTCTTCGTCGGGCGCTGGCCGGTCCGGGCTGTCATCAGTGGCTGCTGGGCGGTCCGGATCATCTTCGTCGGGCGCGGGCCGGTCCGGGCTGTGGTCGGCGGGCGCTGGCCGGTCCGGGCTGTCGTCGGCGGACGCTGCCGAGGCGGACTGTCTTCGTCGGGCGCTGGCCGCTCGCCCGGGACCTCGACCTATCTCCGGCTTGGGTCGACCGGGAGGAGATCGGGGCTGGGAGGGCGGCCGGGAGGAAGCCGGATGGCGGGGGCCGGCAGGAGGGCGGGGCCGGCAGGACGTCGAGGAGTTTGGGCAGCCGGGGACTTGGGCGGCCGGGAGGACGTCTAGGGGCTTGGGGCGGCCGGGGAAGAGGGCGGGCTATGGCTCAGCCGGCGAAGAAGTCGTGGTCGGGATCCGGCTGGCCGGCCAAGGAGGGCAGGCCGGTGAAGAACTCGGAGACCGGGGGCTGGGCCAGGGTGGCGGAGATCAGGGCGCGCCACTGGGCGAAGCGTTCGGTGCGGCGGAAATGCTGCTCCTGGGCCTCCATCGAGTCCCATTCGACCAGGAGCAGGAAGCGCGTGGACGACTCGACGCGATGCTTCAGTCCCAGCCCGTGGCAGCCGTCGGCGCCCGCGATCAGCGAGCGCCCGAGTCGGTAGGCGGCGACGAAGTCCGCCTCCCGGCCGGGGAGGACGTCGATAAGCATAACTTCGAGGATCATGCCCGCAAGCGTCCCATACGCACCAGATGGCGACCTTACTAGGCGGCCCGGAATGATCATGACCGCTCCTGAACTGCGCGAAAGCGGTGGTGAGAGATCGGCGCCGGTGAGGATCGGCCCGCAGGTGGCAAGCGGCGACACGGGCGTGGCAGCAGCCGAGGCAGGTGGCGGGCCGGCGAGTGAGCGCGGCGGCGGCCGTGGCAGGTGGCGGGCGGCGAGTGAGCGCGGCAGCGGCCGTGGCAGGCGGGCCGGCGGGCCGGCGGATAAGGGTGGCGGCGGATAAGGGTGGCGGCGGCAGCGGCCGTGGCGGGGGCCGAGGCGAGCGGCGGGCCCGCGGTGAGCGCGGCGGCGACGGGGAAGTGGCGGACGGCAGGGCCGCGACGGCCGTGAACAACGGCTGAAACGGGTGAAAGGGCCGGTCGGTCGTTGCAACTCAGGAGTGGATCCGCGGCGTGGAGATCGTTGACCGGGTGGCGGAGAGGTCTCGGCCAGGCGGTGCCGGAGAGGGAGAAGTGCCTGGTGGGAGCGTTGTGACCGGGACGCGGCCGGGCTCCGGCGAGGCTGCGGCCGGGCAGCGCGCGGGTTACGTACGGGAAATTGCCTTGCTGGGTGGTTTGGACAGCGAGTCCAGCCACTCTTCGGCTCCCGGTGTGTCGATCGGGGTGGGGATGCGCAACAATGGTTGTGTGGGAGGGGAGTATTCCCCCGCCCCGGTCTCGTCAACACGGAACGTTCGCCTGGGTGACCAGCGGGCGACCCGGGGCCGGGGGTCGCGACGAAGCTTCGCGGCGGAAGAGACCTCCGACAGTCGCACGTCGCTGGGCCCTTCGTGATTGTTCCGGAAAAGGATTTCTCGACGAGGGCACAGCGGCGACTCGTGTCTGCCGGAGGTTCGCATTGAACGTTTCAGCCTGGGTGTGGATCGCCACGTTGGTGGCGTTGGTGGCCGTGCTCGCCGTGGATCTGTTGATCATCGGGCGCCGGCCGCACGAGCCCACGATGAAAGAGGCCAGCGGCTGGGTGGCCTTCTATGTCGCGCTCGCGCTGCTCTTCGGCGCCGGGGTGTGGGTGGTCGCCGGTGGCCGGGCGGCCGGTGAGTTCTACACCGGCTGGCTCACCGAGTACTCGCTGAGCGTCGACAACCTGTTCGTCTTCGTGATCATCATGGGCCGGTTCGCGGTGCCCCGCCGATTCCAGCAGAAGGTGTTGCTGATCGGCATCGTGCTCGCGCTGGTCATGCGGGGCGCGTTCATCGCCGCCGGCGCGGCGCTGATCTCGCAGTTCTCCTGGGTGTTCTACATCTTCGGCGCGTTCCTGGTCTACACGGCCGTGACGCTGGTGAAGGGCGGCGAGAACGACGAGGAGGACTTCAAGGAGAACGTGCTGATCCGCTGGGCGAAACGAGCGCTGCCGCTCTCCTCGTCGTTCGGCGACGGGCAGTTCCGGGTGGTCACCTCGGCCGGCAAGCGCCTCTTCACCCCGATGCTGATCGTGATGATCGCGATCGGCACCACCGACCTGATCTTCGCGCTCGACTCGATCCCGGCGATCTTCGGGATCACCAAGGAGCCCTACCTGGTCTTCACCGCGAACGTTTTCGCGCTGATGGGCCTGCGTCAGCTCTTCTTCCTGCTCGGCGGCCTGCTGGAGCGCCTGGTCTACCTGAACGTCGGCCTCGCCGTGGTGCTCGCCTTCATCGGCGTCAAACTCTTCCTCGAGGCCCTGCACACCAACAGCCTGCCGTTCATCAACGGCGGCCACGGCCTGCACTGGGCCCCGGAGATCCCGATCTGGCTCTCCCTGCTGGTGATCCTCGGCACGCTCGCCGTCGCCACCGCCGCCAGCCTGGCCAAATCGGCCCGGGACCGGAAAAGGGAGCTAGTCACCACCGGTCACTGAGCTTTTCGGTACGAGGTGAGCACCGAGCCCGGGCAACCGTTGTTGCCCGGGCTCTTCGCTGTCACCGGTCCCGCCGAGCGGTGGAGCGGCCCCGAGCGGGTGGACAGCGAAACGCCCCCGCCGGCAGGGCGGGGGCGTCTCGGGAAGCGGGGTGGCCGGGTGCGCCGGCCCCGGGTCACTGCTGGTGCTTGCGGCGGGCGGCGGCGCGGCCGCGGGCGGTCTGGTCGAGGACGACCTTGCGGATGCGGATCGCGGACGGGGTGACCTCGACGCACTCGTCCTCGCGGCAGAACTCCAGGGACTGCTCCAGGGAGAGCTTGCGCGGCGGGATCACCTTCTCGGTGTTGTCCGCGCTCGCGGCGCGCATGTTGGTGAGCTTCTTCTCCTTGGTGATGTTGACGTCCATGTCGTCCTCACGGGAGTTCTCACCCACGATCATGCCCTCGTAGACCTCGGTGGTCGGCTCGACGAAGAGCTGGCCGCGCTCCTGGATGTTGATCATCGCGAACGGGGTGACCGCGCCGGACCGGTCGGCCACCAGGGACCCGTTCTGCCGGGTGCGGAGGTCGCCGAACCACGGCTCGTGCGCCTCGTAGAGGTGGTGCATGATGCCGGTGCCGCGGGTCTCGGTGAGGAACTCGGTGCGGAAGCCGATCAGGCCGCGCGCCGGGACCAGCCACTCCATCCGGAGCCAGCCGGTGCCGTGGTTGGTCAGCTGCTCCATCCGGCCCTTGCGGGTGGCCAGCAGCGAGGTGATGGCGCCCATGTACTCGTCCGGGGCGTCGATGGTCAGGCGCTCGACCGGCTCGTGCACCTTGCCGTCGATCACCTTGGTGACCACCTGCGGCTTGCCGACGGTCAGCTCGTAGTTCTCCCGGCGCATCTGCTCGACCAGGATCGCCAGGGCCAGCTCGCCACGGCCCTGCACCTCCCAGGCGTCCGGGCGCTCGGTCGGCAGGACGCGGAGCGAGACGTTGCCGATCAGCTCCTTGTCCAGCCGGTCCTTGACCATGCGCGCGGTGACCTTGGCGCCCTTGACCTTGCCGACCAGCGGCGAGGTGTTGGTGCCGATGACCATCGAGATGGCCGGCTCGTCAACCGTGATCAGCGGCAGCGGGATCGGGTTCTCCGCGTCGGCCAGCGTCTCGCCGATCATGATCTCCGGGATGCCGGCGACGGCCATGATGTCGCCCGGGCCGGCGCTCTCGGCGGGCTTGCGCTCCAGGCCCTCGGTGATGAGCAGCTCGGAGATCCGCACGTTGCTGATCGTGCCGTCGGTCTTGCACCAGGCCACGGTCTGGCCCTTGCGGATGGTGCCCTCGTGCACCCGGCACAGCGCGAGCCGGCCGAGGAACGGGGAGGCGTCCAGGTTGACCACGTGCGCCTGCAGCGGCGCGCCCTCGGTGTAGGTCGGGGCCGGGATGGTGTTCAGAATCGTCGAGAACAGCGGCTCCAGGTCGGCGCTGTCCTCCGGGACGGCGCCGTCGGCCGGCTGGTTCAGCGAGGCGATGCCGTCCCGCGCGCAGGCGTAGATGATCGGGAACTCGATCTGGTCCTCGTCGGCGTCCAGGTCGAAGAAGAGCGCGTACGTGTCGTCCACGACCTCCTTGATCCGGGCGTCCGGCCGGTCCACCTTGTTGATCACCAGGATGATCGGCAGCTTGGCCTGCAGCGCCTTGCGGAGCACGAAGCGGGTCTGCGGCAGCGGACCCTCGGACGCGTCGACCAGCAGCACCACGCCGTCGACCATGGTCAGGC contains:
- the typA gene encoding translational GTPase TypA, whose protein sequence is MQTRTDLRNVAIIAHVDHGKTTLVDAMLRQGGQSHARGEMAERAMDSMDLEREKGITILAKNTAISYQPAEGAPVVINIIDTPGHADFGGEVERGLTMVDGVVLLVDASEGPLPQTRFVLRKALQAKLPIILVINKVDRPDARIKEVVDDTYALFFDLDADEDQIEFPIIYACARDGIASLNQPADGAVPEDSADLEPLFSTILNTIPAPTYTEGAPLQAHVVNLDASPFLGRLALCRVHEGTIRKGQTVAWCKTDGTISNVRISELLITEGLERKPAESAGPGDIMAVAGIPEIMIGETLADAENPIPLPLITVDEPAISMVIGTNTSPLVGKVKGAKVTARMVKDRLDKELIGNVSLRVLPTERPDAWEVQGRGELALAILVEQMRRENYELTVGKPQVVTKVIDGKVHEPVERLTIDAPDEYMGAITSLLATRKGRMEQLTNHGTGWLRMEWLVPARGLIGFRTEFLTETRGTGIMHHLYEAHEPWFGDLRTRQNGSLVADRSGAVTPFAMINIQERGQLFVEPTTEVYEGMIVGENSREDDMDVNITKEKKLTNMRAASADNTEKVIPPRKLSLEQSLEFCREDECVEVTPSAIRIRKVVLDQTARGRAAARRKHQQ